A stretch of the Octopus bimaculoides isolate UCB-OBI-ISO-001 chromosome 8, ASM119413v2, whole genome shotgun sequence genome encodes the following:
- the LOC106878552 gene encoding LOW QUALITY PROTEIN: ubiquitin carboxyl-terminal hydrolase isozyme L5-like (The sequence of the model RefSeq protein was modified relative to this genomic sequence to represent the inferred CDS: substituted 2 bases at 2 genomic stop codons), with amino-acid sequence MSGTAGDWCLIESDPGVFTELIRGFGVKGIQVEEIWSLDSDSFKNLKPVHGLIFLFKWVPETEPDGSIVRDNRLNQIFFAKQVINNACATQAILSILLNCKHEDLELGETLTSFKEFVQNFDPAIRGLTLSNSDVIRQVHNSFSRXEYLFHFPFSFFFYLSFFSLPKEEWEQQYLLXGLLPLGVVDENADWLDVVRPVIEKRIQKYHNDEIHFNLMAIVSDRKMLYERKMKDFESSAMETDDIGSEISRLQMLIQEEEQKMARYKIENIRRKHNYLPFIVELLKCLAKEEKLVPLVEKAKEKAAKKKEVKA; translated from the exons GTGTCAAAGGAATTCAGGTAGAAGAGATATGGAGCTTAGATTCTGACAGTTTCAAAAATTTAAA ACCTGTCCATGGACTTATTTTTCTATTCAAATGGGTACCAGAGACAGAACCAGATGGCTCCATTGTACGAGACAATCGACTGAACCAAATATTTTTTGCTAAACAA GTAATCAACAACGCATGTGCAACACAAGCTATTCTCAGTATTTTGCTCAACTGCAAACATGAAGATCTGGAATTGGGAGAAACCTTGACATCTTTCAAAGAGTTTGTTCAAAACTTTGACCCAGCT atACGTGGATTGACTTTGAGTAATTCTGACGTCATACGTCAAGTTCATAATAGTTTCTCTCggtaagaatatttatttcatttccctttttctttttttttttatctttcttttttttcactgcCAAAGGAAGAGTGGGAACAGCAATATCTTTTGTAGGGCCTTT TACCCCTGG GTGTTGTTGATGAGAATGCTGATTGGCTTGATGTTGTTAGACCTGTTATTGAGAAACGGATTCAGAA GTATCACAATGATGAAATCCACTTTAATTTGATGGCCATTGTCTCAGATCGCAAAATGCTATACGAGCGCAAGATGAAAGATTTTGAG AGTTCTGCCATGGAGACTGATGATATCGGTAGTGAGATAAGCAGACTCCAGATGTTGATACAGGAAGAAGAACAAAAGATGGCACGTTACAAA ATTGAAAACATCCGTCGCAAACACAACTACCTACCTTTTATAGTGGAACTGTTGAAGTGTCTGGCCAAAGAGGAGAAATTAGTACCTTTAGTAGAGAAG GCCAAGGAAAAGGCTGCAAAGAAGAAGGAAGTGAAGGCTTGA